The genomic region CCTGGTCTTCCTGGCCAATATCGATCCTGATCTGCAACGGAAGGTCCTTAGCCAGGTAAGTTCGCCAAGGTTGGTGGCGGCCGATACAATGAACTACTGGATCGGTGGGAAGCCCGAGGCGCTCCGGGAGACCCTGAAGTTGGTGGATATCCTGCTGATCAACGACGCCGAGACTCGGCAGCTTGCCGACCAGCCGAACCTGGTTCGGGCCGCCCAAAAGGTCCTGAGCTGGGGGCCGACCTCACTGGTCATCAAGCGAGGGGAGTACGGCGCGCTGATGGTCCGAAAGGGCGGATGGTTTGCCGCGCCGGCGCTCCCCCTCGATTCTGTGTTTGACCCGACAGGAGCGGGTGATTGTTTTGCCGGCGGCTTCATCGGGTATCTGGCCAACACGATGAATTTCGAGGAGGCGAACATCCGAAAGGCAATCGTGATGGGGTCGGTCATGGCCTCTTTTAACGTCGAGGCATTTTCACTCGATCGCTTACGACGGCTGACCTATCCTGAAATTGAGGCGAGATACAAGGCGTTCAAGCGCCTCGCGCAGTTTGAAGACCTGTAGGCTGAAGGGGAGAAGGGGATGGCAAATGAGCGCCATAAGGATAAGTTAGAAGAGCTGTGCCAACGGCGCGAAACCGCCCTGCAAGGCGGCGGGCAAGAGCGCGTCGATCGACATCACCAGTCTGGGAAGCTGACGGCGCGCGAACGCATCGACGTGCTCCTTGATCCGGGGAGCTTCACCGAGCTGGACGCCTTCGTCACCCATCAGTGTCATGACTTTGACATGGATCAGCAACGGATCCCTGGCGACGGGGTCGTCATCGGATACGGGACGATCGATGGGCGACAGGTCTACGTCTTTGCCCAGGATTTCACCGTGTTCGGCGGCAGCCTGAGCGGGGCCCACGCCGCCAAGATCTGCAAGGTGATGGATCTGGCCATGAAGATGGGCGCTCCGATCATCGGTCTGAGCGATTCGGGTGGAGCCAGAATCCAGGAGGGGGTCGTCTCGCTGGCGGGGTATGCCGATCTGTTTCTTCGTAATACATTAGCTTCGGGGGTGATTCCGCAGATCGCGGCCATCATGGGACCATGCGCCGGCGGCGCGGTCTATTCGCCGGCCCTAATGGACTTCGTCCTCATGGTCCGCCACACCAGCCATATGTTCGTGACGGGACCTGATGTGATCAAAACTGTCCTGCACGAAGAGGTGAGCTTCGAGGAGCTTGGTGGCGCGATGACTCATAATGCCACGTCTGGCGTTGCCCATTTTGCTGTCGATTCGGAGCAGGAGTGCCTGGCTTCGATCAGGGAACTCCTCTCGTACCTCCCGCAGAATAACCTGGAAGACTCGCCTCGCTGTGAGTCCCGGGACGATCCGGAGCGGCAAGAGGATGCCTTGAACGCCCTTATCCCGGACAACCCCAATAGACCGTACGATATGAAGGAGTTGATCCGCATGGTGGTGGACGACGGCGAGTTCCTCGAGGTTCAGGAACACTTTGCCCAGAATATGGTGGTTGGCTTTGGGCGTCTGGATGGACAGTCGGTCGGATTTGTCGCTAACCAGCCCGCCGCGCTGGCCGGATGTCTCGACATTGGCTCCTCCGTCAAAGCGGCCCGCTTCATTCGCTTTTGCGATGCCTTCAATATCCCCATCATTACCCTGGAGGATGTCCCTGGCTACCTCCCTGGTTCAGCCCAGGAATACGGCGGTATCATCAGGCACGGCGCGAAGCTGTTGTACGCCTATGGGGAGGCCACGGTACCAAAGATCACTGTCATTGTGCGGAAGGCGTACGGGGGCGCCTATTGCGTGATGGGCAGTAAGCATATGCGGGCCGATATCAACTTCGCCTATCCGACCGCGGAGATCGCTGTTATGGGACCCGAGGGAGCGGTGAACATCCTGCATAAGCGAAAGATGGCTGAGGAGGCTGATGTCGCCTCGTTCCGTGCGGAAAAGGTGGCGGAGTTCCGTGATAAGTTTGCCAATCCGTACATTGCTGCAGAGCGGGGCTACATCGATGAAGTGATCGAGCCGAAAGAGACTCGTCCAAAGTTGATCAGGGCACTCAGGTCGCTTCGGACAAAGCGCGAGACGAACCCTCCAAAGAAACACGGGAATATCCCCCTTTAAGGACAGGGTAGAGGGTGTAGGCCCTATACCCTGGTACTTAGCATGTTTAACAAGATCCTGATTGCGAATCGTGGAGAGATTGCGGTTCGGGTGATTCGTGCCTGCCGCGAGATGGGTATCGGCACGGTGGCGGTCTACTCGGAGGCCGACCGAGCTGCGCTGCACGTCAGGTTGGCCGACGAGGCGTATCTGATCGGTCCAGCCCCTTCCCCTCAGAGTTACCTCAAGATTGACCGGATCATCGAAACCGCAAAGATGGCCGGTGCGAAGGCCATCCATCCAGGCTATGGCTTCCTGTCGGAGAATGCGGAGTTCGCCGGGCGGTGCGAAGAAGAAGGACTGGTATTTATCGGTCCTTCCTCTCACGCCATCCGTGCGGTAGGCGGCA from Candidatus Methylomirabilis sp. harbors:
- a CDS encoding PfkB family carbohydrate kinase; protein product: MSSILVVGSVALDSVRTPFGDAKEALGGSATYFSVAASFFADVRVVAVVGEDFPEEHLAFLKSRSIDLEGLVRVPGRTFRWTGEYGFDLNEAKTLETQLNVFAAFQPEIPKAYKESDLVFLANIDPDLQRKVLSQVSSPRLVAADTMNYWIGGKPEALRETLKLVDILLINDAETRQLADQPNLVRAAQKVLSWGPTSLVIKRGEYGALMVRKGGWFAAPALPLDSVFDPTGAGDCFAGGFIGYLANTMNFEEANIRKAIVMGSVMASFNVEAFSLDRLRRLTYPEIEARYKAFKRLAQFEDL
- a CDS encoding carboxyl transferase domain-containing protein translates to MANERHKDKLEELCQRRETALQGGGQERVDRHHQSGKLTARERIDVLLDPGSFTELDAFVTHQCHDFDMDQQRIPGDGVVIGYGTIDGRQVYVFAQDFTVFGGSLSGAHAAKICKVMDLAMKMGAPIIGLSDSGGARIQEGVVSLAGYADLFLRNTLASGVIPQIAAIMGPCAGGAVYSPALMDFVLMVRHTSHMFVTGPDVIKTVLHEEVSFEELGGAMTHNATSGVAHFAVDSEQECLASIRELLSYLPQNNLEDSPRCESRDDPERQEDALNALIPDNPNRPYDMKELIRMVVDDGEFLEVQEHFAQNMVVGFGRLDGQSVGFVANQPAALAGCLDIGSSVKAARFIRFCDAFNIPIITLEDVPGYLPGSAQEYGGIIRHGAKLLYAYGEATVPKITVIVRKAYGGAYCVMGSKHMRADINFAYPTAEIAVMGPEGAVNILHKRKMAEEADVASFRAEKVAEFRDKFANPYIAAERGYIDEVIEPKETRPKLIRALRSLRTKRETNPPKKHGNIPL